Part of the Coregonus clupeaformis isolate EN_2021a chromosome 8, ASM2061545v1, whole genome shotgun sequence genome, CTTCTCGCTCGAGCACCGCATGAAGGATGGGGTCCACTGGAACTCTCTGGCCCACCGACGCATCACCACCTTACTGCTGCAACATGCTGCAGAGGcctggggagtgttgctgcactgtcCTGCCACTACTGTTggttagtacacacacacactcactgtaaATACATACACACTGGTACTCTGGCCCACTGATGCATCACATCCTTACTGCTGCTGCACAGGTCTGGGGGTTGGTGCTACAGTGTTCTCTCACTAATACATATTACACACACATCACCTGTCTGTTTGAATTTCACTGTTAGTTGAAAGAGACTGGTATTCTTCTCCCTGTAGAGCACATTGATCATTCAGAGCAGCAGCAGCTCAAAGCCTACACAaacaccatggccaagaacacAGGTAAGTGGTGTCTTCCTCCTCACTTTATTGGTCATTACAGTAGTACCATGCCGCGTTATCGTAACGTTAAGGCCATTACATTACATTCCCTCAGTGCTACACAACTGGAGCTACCCACCAGAGCCTCATTGCAGGAGACCAGACCCCAGGATGATG contains:
- the LOC121571311 gene encoding PC-esterase domain-containing protein 1B-like, whose product is MADAYGLDVLDLHFQFRFSLEHRMKDGVHWNSLAHRRITTLLLQHAAEAWGVLLHCPATTVEHIDHSEQQQLKAYTNTMAKNTVLHNWSYPPEPHCRRPDPRMMNPGHCSVAWETERFGHSDGYEPQGEYFTPNSAGMTQIFV